One Scomber scombrus chromosome 4, fScoSco1.1, whole genome shotgun sequence genomic region harbors:
- the slc23a2 gene encoding solute carrier family 23 member 2 isoform X2 has protein sequence MGVGKNTTSKTMDSSSEGGKYEEESKHGADFYPIPVVVNGVSGASGDQDTENTELMAIYTKDTQGAEKSSMSETLDSTDSVDARRMDMIYTIEDTPPWYLCVFLGLQHYLTCFSGTIAVPFLLAEAMCVGFDQWATSQLIGTIFFCVGITTLLQTTLGCRLPLFQASAFAFLAPARAILSLDKWKCNSTVVPEMNSTELFHTEHIWHPRIREIQGAIIVSSLVEVCIGALGLPGILLKYIGPLTITPTVALIGLSGFQAAGERAGKHWGIAMLTIFLVLLFSQYARNVHFPLPIYKAKKGWTSYRLQVFKMFPIIMAILVSWLMCFIFTVTDVFPPEKDKYGYYARTDARQGIIAAAPWFKIPYPFQWGFPTVTAAGVIGMMSAVVASIIESIGDYYACARLSCAPPPPIHAINRGIFVEGISCVLDGLFGTGNGSTSSSPNIGVLGITKVGSRRVIQYGAAMMLLLGLVGKFSALFASLPDPVLGALFCTLFGMITAVGLSNLQFIDLNSSRNLFVLGFSIFFGLMLPSYLKQNPLVTGIVGVDQVLNVLLTTAMFVGGSAAFILDNTIPGTAEERGLRKLKRGSGLSAAELEGMRSYDLPFGMDFIRRHPIFKYIPISPTFTGYQWGRLREACSSRMGHGDAVKGGGIGGEGGTSPGESGV, from the exons gtggTGGTGAATGGAGTGAGCGGGGCCAGTGGAGACCAGGACACTGAGAACACGGAGCTGATGGCAATCTACACTAAAGATACTCAAGGAGCCGAAAAG agcTCAATGTCAGAGACGCTGGACAGCACTGACAGTGTGGATGCAAGGAGGATGGACATGATCTACACCATTGAGGACACCCCACCAtggtatctgtgtgtgtttttaggctTACAG CACTACTTGACATGTTTCAGTGGAACGATAGCGGTGCCGTTCCTCCTCGCTGAGGCGATGTGCGTCGGTTTTGACCAGTGGGCCACCAGCCAGCTGATAGGGACAATCTTCTTTTGTGTGGGGATCACCACCCTGCTACAGACCACACTGGGCTGCAG GTTGCCTTTGTTCCAGGCCAGCGCTTTCGCCTTCCTCGCACCAGCCAGGGCCATTCTGTCGCTGGACAAATGGAAGTGTAACAGTACAG TGGTTCCAGAAATGAATAGCACAGAGCTCTTCCACACTGAGCACATCTGGCACCCCAGGATACGAGAG ATCCAAGGAGCTATCATCGTGTCGTCTCTGGTCGAGGTGTGTATCGGGGCACTGGGTCTACCCGGGATTCTGCTAAAGTACATCGGACCTCTAACCATCACCCCCACTGTAGCCCTCATCGGCCTGTCTGGTTTCCAGGCTGCAGGGGAGAGGGCTGGAAAACACTGGGGCATCGCTATGCT GACTATCTTCTTGGTGCTGCTCTTCTCCCAGTACGCAAGAAATGTTCACTTCCCTCTGCCAATCTACAAAGCAAAGAAAGGATGGACCTCCTATAGGCTGCAGGTCTTCAAAATGTTCCCT ATCATCATGGCCATCCTGGTTTCATGGCTGATGTGCTTTATTTTCACTGTGACGGACGTTTTCCCACCTGAGAAGGACAAGTACGGTTACTACGCCCGCACAGATGCACGTCAAGGGATCATCGCAGCTGCACCGTGGTTCAAGATCCCATATCCGT TCCAGTGGGGATTTCCTACAGTAACAGCTGCAGGTGTGATCGGCATGATGAGCGCGGTGGTTGCCAGCATCATCGAATCGATTGGCGATTATTACGCCTGCGCCCGTCTCTCTTGTGCTCCACCACCTCCCATCCATGCCATCAATAG GGGGATATTTGTAGAGGGTATTTCCTGTGTGCTGGATGGACTCTTCGGGACAGGAAATGGTTCAACCTCCTCCAGTCCAAATATAGGCGTTCTGGGTATTACGAAG GTGGGCAGCAGACGCGTGATCCAGTATGGAGCTGCCATGATGCTGCTGCTAGGACTTGTGGGTAAATTCAGTGCCCTGTTCGCCTCTCTGCCTGATCCTGTCCTGGGAGCTCTTTTCTGCACCTTGTTTGGCATGATAACGGCGGTGGGACTGTCCAACCTGCAGTTTATCGACCTAAACTCCTCCAGGAACCTCTTTGTTTTGGGCTTCTCCATCTTCTTTGGGCTGATGCTGCCGAGCTACCTCAAACAGAACCCGCTGGTCACAG GCATTGTTGGGGTTGACCAGGTGTTGAACGTTCTCctcaccactgccatgtttgtCGGAGGCTCCGCTGCTTTCATTTTGGACAATACTATCCCTG GTACTGCTGAAGAACGAGGCCTCAGGAAGCTGAAACGTGGCTCTGGTCTCAGTGCAGCAGAGCTGGAAGGGATGAGATCTTATGACCTGCCATTTGGAATGGATTTCATCCGTAGACACCCCATCTTCAAATACATCCCCATCAGCCCCACCTTCACAGGCTATCAGTGGGGGAGGCTACGGGAAGCCTGCAGCAGCAGGATGGGACATGGGGATGCGGTGAAGGGAGGAGGAATTGGAGGGGAGGGTGGAACATCACCGGGGGAGAGTGGGGTATAG
- the rassf2b gene encoding ras association domain-containing protein 2b, producing MDETQDVIQIGENKFISKATVLSQLKTYNLYYEGQNLQLRNREEEGELIVEGLLNIFWGLRRPIRLQMQDDHERIRPPPSSTSWHSGCNLDSQGCPNSTDGQQTTQQQSPPTVEVTPPESQIDDNDMTEEQAEEDSESSAQLLRTKSDAGVLRRGQRRSPSDQRKIRRHRFSINGHFYNHKTSVFTPAFGSVTNVRINSCMKTPQVLRVLLNKFKIENSPDDFALYLVHASGERVKLKRSDYPLVLRIIQGPCEQVCKVFLMEEDLGEEVTYDVAQYIKFEMPVLQSFITKLKEEEDREVQKLKRRYNCLRCIIEKQLGCLPDGAACM from the exons ATGGATGAAACACAAGACGTGATTCAGATCGGAGAGAACAAGTTCATCAGCAA GGCAACCGTCCTCTCACAACTTAAGACATACAACCTCTACTATGAAGGACAGAACCTACAGCTCAGGAACAGAGAG GAAGAGGGGGAGCTGATCGTGGAAGGTCTGCTGAATATCTTCTGGGGCCTGCGTCGACCAATCAGGCTTCAGATGCAGGATGACCACGAGCGAATTCGACCTCCGCCTTCCTCTACATCCTGGCACTCAGGTTGCAATCTGGACAGTCAAGG TTGCCCAAACAGCACAGACGGTCAACAGACGACGCAGCAGCAGAGTCCGCCCACAGTGGAAGTGACGCCACCTGAGAGCCAAATAGACGACAACGACATGACAGAAGAACAGGCAGAAG AAGACAGTGAGagctcagctcagctcctcAGGACGAAGAGTGACGCCGGGGTTTTAAGACGGGGCCAACGACGGTCACCGAGTGACCAGAGGAAGATACGACGACATCGCTTCTCCATCAATGGACATTTCTACAACCATAAG ACATCTGTTTTCACTCCCGCTTTCGGCTCGGTGACTAATGTTCGGATCAACAGCTGCATGAAAACACCTCAGGTGCTGCGAGTACTTCTCAATAAGTTTAAAATTGAAAACAGCCCGGATGATTTTGCACTCTACCTTGTCCATGCAAGCGGAG AGCGTGTGAAGCTGAAGCGGAGTGACTATCCTCTGGTGCTGAGAATAATACAGGGTCCGTGTGAGCAGGTCTGCAAAGTTTTCCTCATGGAAGAAGACCTGGGAGAGGAAGTCACATATGAT GTGGCGCAGTATATCAAGTTTGAGATGCCTGTCCTGCAGAGTTTCATCACCAAGctgaaggaagaggaagacagagaggtgCAGAAACTCAAAAGAAG GTATAACTGCCTGCGGTGTATAATTGAGAAGCAGCTCGGCTGTCTTCCAGATGGGGCGGCGTGTATGTGA